TCCCGACCGGGCGGCGGAAGCGGCCGTGGCCTGGTGGCTCCACGGAGCCACGACGCCCCGCCGTGTGAACCCGGCGACCACGTCGGCATGTGCCCACGCCGGCCACGGGGCCGGGACGCCGTCGCGCGGGGGCAGCACCTCCACGTGCGCGAGCCGGTCCGCGCGAGCGGGGGTCGTGAGCCGGTCCAGGAGCGAGGCCACGTCCACGGACGGGCCGCCCGCTCGCTCACCCCGCATCGACGTCACCCCGAAAGTTTCCCAGTACTTTCGGGGATCACCAGCGGCGGCTGCATGGTTTGATTACGCGCGTGGACCTGGACCTCTCTGCTCGTGATCACGAGGGCGTGTCGGTCGTCGCCGTGAAGGGCGAGATCGACGTCTACACGGCACCCCGCCTGCGCGACCGGATCACCGACCTGGTCGCCTCCGGCACCTACCGCATCGTGGTCGACCTCGAGGGTGTCGAGTTCCTCGACTCCACCGGCCTGGGTGTGCTCGTCGGCGGGCTGAAGAAGGTCCGCGCCCACAACGGCTCGCTGCAGCTCGTGTGCACGCAGGAGCGCCTGCTCAAGATCTTCCGGATCACGGGCCTGGCGAAGGTCTTCGTCATCCACGACGACGTCGACGCGGCTGTCGCTGCTGCCTGACGACGAGGATCCTCGTTCGGACCTCTTCCCGGGTCGCTGATCCCGTGCCACTCTGAAACGGCAAACGGGGGCCCCGGAATCACAGAGGTGTGGCATGCGTGCTGCAGACATCGACCTGACCGGATCCGACCTGACGCTGGTGCTCGGCGTCGGAGCGGTGGCACTTCTCGCCCTGATCATGGCGGCCGTGTTCCGACGGCAGGTGCTGGCCGCCGACGAGGGCACCCCGACGATGCGCGAGATCGCGCGCGCTGTGCAGGAGGGTGCTGACGCCTACCTGCGACGGCAGCTCACGACCCTGGCCGGGTTCGCGGTCATCGCGTTCCTGCTCCTGCTCGCCCTGCCGGCCGACGACCTGTCGGTGCGGCTGGGCCGCTCGGCGTTCTTCCTCGTCGGGGCGGCGTTCTCGGCGACCATCGGCTACCTCGGCATGTGGCTCGCGGTCCGCAGCAACGTGCGCGTCGCCGCCGCGGCCGACGAGCCCGGCGGTGCCGGCCGCGAGCCGGCGATGAACCTGGCGTTCCGCACCGGTGCCTTCGTCGGCATGGCCACGGTCGGCCTGGGCCTGCTCGGCGCCAGCCTCGTCGTCCTCCTGTACGCCGGCCAGGCGCCGCACGTCCTCGAGGGCTTCGGCTTCGGGGCGGCGCTGCTGGCGATGTTCATGCGTGTCGGCGGCGGCATCTTCACCAAAGCCGCCGACGTCGGAGCCGACCTGGTCGGCAAGGTCGAGCAGGGCATCCCGGAGGACGACCCGCGCAACGCCGCGACGATCGCGGACAACGTGGGCGACAACGTCGGCGACTGCGCCGGCATGGCCGCCGACCTCTTCGAGTCGTACGCCGTCACCCTGGTCGCCGCGCTCATCCTCGGGTCCGCTGCGTTCGGCGTGCAGGGGCTGGTGTTCCCGCTCCTGGTGCCCGCCGTGGGTGCCGTGACCGCTGTCGTGGGCATCTTCCTCTGCCGGCCGCGGGCCGGCGAGAACGGCCTGCGCACGATCAACCGCGCCTTCTACATCTCGGCCGCGGTCGCCGCGGTCGCCTGCAGCGGCGTCGCGTTCGCCTACCTCCCGCGCACGATCGGCGGGCTCCACGGTGGCCTCAACAGCGCGACCGCCGGTGCCGCCCAGGAGCTCGATGCCCTCACCGGCAACAACCCCGGCGCCATCAACCCGGCGCTGGTGGCGGCCTCCGCGGTGCTGATCGGCATCGTGCTGGCCGCCGTGATCCTCGCGCTCACCGGCTGGTTCACCGGCACGGAGCACGAGCCCGTGCGGGGCGTGGCGCGCACCAGC
The sequence above is a segment of the Nocardioides jiangxiensis genome. Coding sequences within it:
- a CDS encoding STAS domain-containing protein, with the protein product MDLDLSARDHEGVSVVAVKGEIDVYTAPRLRDRITDLVASGTYRIVVDLEGVEFLDSTGLGVLVGGLKKVRAHNGSLQLVCTQERLLKIFRITGLAKVFVIHDDVDAAVAAA